The Acetivibrio saccincola genome window below encodes:
- a CDS encoding aspartate carbamoyltransferase catalytic subunit: protein MALRSKNLLGLKDLTADEIEYILNTAKTMKLILNSKNKKAPHLQGKSIVTLFYENSTRTRLSFELAAKYLSSSAANISAVGSSVAKGESLIDTAKTINMMGADVIILRHSMAGAPHLLAKNVDASVINAGDGMNEHPTQALLDIFTILDKKKTLKGLKVAIIGDIYHSRVARSNIWGMSKLGANVCVAGPSTLMPPEIEKTGVKVFTTVQEALIDADVVIALRIQKERQKSGLLPGIREYSRFFGLDEKRLKLAKKDAIILHPGPVNRGVELTTSVVDCDRSFINEQVTNGVAVRMALLYLLTRRDVN, encoded by the coding sequence ATGGCTTTAAGATCAAAAAATCTTTTAGGTTTAAAAGATTTAACAGCAGATGAAATTGAATATATTTTAAACACTGCCAAAACCATGAAGCTTATTCTTAATTCAAAGAATAAGAAGGCTCCGCATTTGCAGGGTAAATCCATTGTTACTTTGTTTTATGAAAACAGTACCAGGACAAGATTATCCTTTGAGCTTGCTGCAAAATACCTAAGTTCCAGTGCTGCTAATATATCAGCTGTAGGAAGCAGTGTTGCAAAGGGTGAATCCCTTATAGACACAGCTAAAACCATTAATATGATGGGAGCAGATGTAATCATACTAAGGCATTCTATGGCAGGGGCACCACATTTGTTGGCAAAAAATGTAGATGCATCTGTTATAAATGCAGGTGACGGAATGAATGAACACCCTACACAGGCATTATTGGACATATTCACCATTTTGGACAAGAAAAAAACTTTAAAAGGCTTAAAAGTTGCCATAATAGGCGATATATATCATAGCAGGGTGGCAAGAAGCAATATATGGGGGATGTCCAAGTTAGGTGCAAACGTTTGTGTTGCAGGTCCTTCAACGCTGATGCCTCCTGAAATAGAAAAAACAGGTGTAAAAGTTTTTACTACAGTTCAGGAAGCTTTAATTGATGCAGATGTGGTTATTGCCCTCAGGATTCAAAAAGAAAGGCAAAAAAGCGGGCTGCTTCCCGGTATAAGGGAGTATTCAAGATTTTTCGGGCTTGATGAAAAACGGCTGAAACTGGCAAAAAAAGATGCCATTATACTGCATCCGGGTCCTGTAAACAGAGGAGTAGAGCTAACCACTTCAGTGGTTGACTGCGACAGGTCATTTATAAATGAACAGGTTACAAACGGTGTGGCTGTCAGGATGGCACTTTTATATCTTTTAACAAGGAGGGACGTTAATTGA
- the pyrR gene encoding bifunctional pyr operon transcriptional regulator/uracil phosphoribosyltransferase PyrR — translation MAVKAFIMDESGIIRAVTRIAHEIIERNKGVEDLALIGIQRRGVPLAKMIAEKIKGVEGKDIPVGILDITLYRDDLSLLAEHPIINGTDIGFQIDNKKIVLVDDVIFTGRTVRAAIDALMDIGRPKAIQLAVLIDRGHRELPIRADYVGKNVPTSKFEVVNVNLYEIDRENSVTICDMEKGVSH, via the coding sequence ATGGCAGTGAAGGCTTTTATAATGGACGAGAGCGGAATAATTAGAGCAGTAACCAGGATAGCCCATGAGATTATAGAGAGAAATAAGGGTGTGGAGGATTTGGCCTTAATTGGAATTCAACGCCGGGGCGTACCCCTTGCTAAAATGATTGCTGAGAAAATTAAAGGTGTTGAGGGAAAAGATATTCCTGTAGGAATTTTAGATATAACTTTGTACAGGGATGATTTAAGCCTTTTAGCTGAGCATCCTATAATAAACGGGACAGATATAGGTTTTCAAATTGACAACAAAAAAATTGTTCTTGTAGATGATGTTATATTTACAGGCAGGACCGTAAGGGCTGCAATTGATGCTTTAATGGATATTGGAAGACCAAAAGCAATTCAACTTGCAGTATTAATTGACAGAGGACACAGGGAACTTCCTATACGTGCTGACTATGTAGGTAAAAATGTTCCTACATCCAAATTTGAAGTTGTAAATGTTAATTTATATGAAATAGACAGAGAAAATTCAGTAACCATATGTGATATGGAAAAGGGAGTCAGCCATTAA
- a CDS encoding TIGR04086 family membrane protein yields MINKTGQSAKNIMSEHANALNIAKSILISYLITIPVFAIFAYILILTDFPQKYISTFVIITTLLSVVIAGWSSTKYIKSKGWLNGGIVGFFYMLVLFLLSSSSYGDFSINIHVITMFIIGTLTGSIGGILGINLRKEPRVGKIKNF; encoded by the coding sequence ATGATTAATAAAACCGGTCAGTCAGCAAAAAATATCATGAGTGAGCATGCGAATGCATTGAACATAGCAAAATCAATACTTATATCATATTTAATTACAATACCTGTTTTTGCAATATTTGCATATATTTTAATATTGACTGATTTTCCACAAAAATACATATCCACTTTTGTAATTATTACTACATTGCTAAGTGTAGTTATAGCCGGATGGTCTTCTACAAAGTACATCAAAAGTAAAGGATGGCTAAATGGAGGGATTGTTGGATTTTTTTACATGCTTGTGTTATTTTTATTAAGCAGCAGTTCATATGGGGACTTTAGCATTAATATCCATGTTATAACAATGTTTATCATTGGTACTCTGACAGGGAGTATTGGCGGGATATTGGGCATTAATTTAAGAAAAGAGCCCAGAGTAGGTAAAATAAAAAATTTTTAA
- a CDS encoding carbohydrate-binding protein: MGFFDFFFGSNKKDSLKDNNLFGPADTEPTNLIGINEEFSGNLAENDFESPFYREDDSYSQNGVHMENAQNTFKLVYDGILAQNGSEEIYAVVGYGNNLKWEDVEEHKMTKSDDNKFELMFTVKRPGNINIAFKDNAENWDNNSGHNYNFENHVF; this comes from the coding sequence ATGGGTTTTTTTGATTTTTTCTTCGGCTCAAACAAAAAAGACAGCTTGAAAGATAACAACCTTTTTGGACCTGCTGATACCGAACCAACAAACCTTATAGGAATAAATGAGGAGTTTTCAGGAAATTTGGCAGAAAATGATTTTGAATCTCCGTTTTACCGGGAAGATGATTCCTACTCCCAAAACGGAGTTCACATGGAAAATGCACAAAATACTTTTAAATTAGTTTATGACGGTATATTAGCCCAAAACGGGTCAGAAGAAATTTATGCAGTAGTGGGCTATGGAAATAACTTAAAATGGGAAGACGTGGAAGAGCACAAAATGACTAAATCAGATGACAATAAATTTGAACTGATGTTTACCGTCAAAAGACCCGGAAACATTAATATTGCATTTAAAGACAATGCTGAAAACTGGGACAATAACTCAGGTCACAACTATAATTTTGAAAACCACGTTTTTTAA
- a CDS encoding ABC transporter ATP-binding protein — protein sequence MELTINNLKKSFGNLKVLDSLNLIFKPNKVYCIFGPSGCGKTTLFNIIAGILPADGGEIKGLEGKKISYVFQEDRLLPWATVEENILFVLESHYKKEEAKKLSDKYISLVNLSEFKNHYPHELSGGMKQRVCIARALAFRGDILIMDEPFKGLHLELKKSLMDYIINYLKENNKAVFFITHDIDEALYLGDCIYVFSGPPIKLKKEIEIKIPPDERKKDKEYMEKLKEEIINFDF from the coding sequence TTGGAGCTAACGATAAATAATTTAAAAAAGAGTTTTGGGAATTTAAAAGTTTTAGACAGTTTAAATTTAATTTTTAAGCCAAATAAAGTTTATTGTATATTTGGGCCTTCCGGATGCGGGAAAACCACATTATTTAATATAATAGCCGGCATTTTGCCTGCAGACGGCGGGGAAATTAAGGGATTGGAAGGGAAAAAAATATCCTATGTATTTCAGGAAGACCGCCTTTTGCCTTGGGCAACGGTGGAGGAAAACATTTTATTTGTTTTAGAGAGCCATTATAAAAAAGAAGAGGCCAAAAAGCTTTCTGATAAATACATTTCCCTGGTTAACTTATCAGAATTTAAAAACCACTATCCCCATGAGCTAAGCGGAGGGATGAAACAAAGGGTTTGCATTGCCAGGGCTTTAGCCTTTAGAGGGGATATTCTTATAATGGACGAGCCTTTTAAAGGACTGCATTTAGAGCTGAAAAAAAGTCTTATGGACTATATTATAAATTATTTAAAAGAAAACAATAAAGCTGTTTTTTTTATAACCCATGATATTGACGAAGCTTTGTATTTAGGAGATTGCATATATGTGTTTTCAGGACCGCCCATCAAATTAAAAAAAGAAATTGAAATAAAAATACCACCTGACGAGAGGAAAAAAGATAAAGAATATATGGAAAAATTAAAAGAGGAGATAATAAATTTTGATTTTTAA